The following coding sequences are from one Arcobacter nitrofigilis DSM 7299 window:
- a CDS encoding CvfB family protein: MTKLNEKIELGVMNTLRVNRLTEPGIYLEALDEEVVLLPNAYIRSDMEIGSLVDVFIYTDSEDRLVATTLKPYAMKNEYACLEVVDTTRFGAFVDIGLPKDLLVPINRQTSTYNVGARKVLRVIEDEKTQRLIATEKFTQFLSKDIVGLEKNDEVMILLFSKTPLGYKVIVNNLYEGMIFHTEIFENANIGDLKKAYIKNIRDDSKLDLSLQKIGQKKSGDNSEKILEVLNKNNGKINFTYKSEAEDIMKVFAMSKKAFKAALTQLISKEKIKIEDNYIQVK; the protein is encoded by the coding sequence ATGACTAAATTAAATGAAAAAATAGAACTTGGAGTAATGAATACTCTAAGAGTAAACAGATTAACAGAACCTGGAATATATTTAGAAGCTTTAGATGAAGAAGTTGTATTATTGCCAAATGCATATATTAGAAGTGATATGGAAATAGGTTCATTAGTAGATGTTTTTATATATACAGATTCAGAAGATAGATTAGTAGCAACTACTTTAAAACCATATGCAATGAAGAATGAATATGCTTGTTTAGAAGTTGTAGATACTACTAGATTTGGAGCTTTTGTTGACATTGGACTTCCAAAAGATTTACTTGTACCAATTAATAGACAAACTTCAACTTATAATGTTGGAGCTAGAAAAGTTTTAAGAGTAATTGAAGATGAAAAAACTCAAAGATTAATTGCAACAGAAAAATTTACTCAGTTTTTATCAAAAGATATAGTTGGTTTAGAAAAAAACGATGAGGTAATGATCCTTTTATTTTCAAAAACACCATTAGGATATAAAGTAATAGTAAATAACTTATATGAAGGAATGATATTTCATACAGAAATATTTGAAAATGCTAATATTGGAGATTTAAAAAAAGCATATATAAAAAATATTAGAGATGATAGTAAACTAGATTTATCTTTACAAAAAATTGGACAAAAAAAATCTGGTGACAATTCAGAAAAAATTTTAGAAGTTTTGAATAAAAATAATGGGAAAATAAATTTTACATATAAAAGTGAAGCAGAAGATATAATGAAAGTATTTGCTATGAGCAAAAAAGCTTTTAAAGCGGCACTTACCCAATTGATTTCAAAAGAAAAAATTAAAATAGAAGATAATTATATTCAGGTAAAATAA
- the prx-suh gene encoding thiol peroxidase Prx-SUH codes for MATTKLQGNIINLLGNEVNVGDKAPVVNVVGQDLKDIEVGNKAQIIIIVPSLDTPVCAAETRKFNEEAVKTEVETVVVSMDLPFAMGRFCTTEGIENLKVASDFRNKDLANAYGVLIGDGPLTGITCRAVFVIDANGIVRYKEICEDISDEPNYEAALNAVKEVTETSCCGTCH; via the coding sequence ATGGCAACAACAAAATTACAAGGTAACATAATAAATTTATTAGGTAATGAAGTAAATGTTGGTGATAAAGCTCCAGTTGTTAATGTTGTTGGGCAAGATTTAAAAGATATTGAAGTTGGTAATAAGGCACAAATCATAATCATTGTTCCATCACTAGATACTCCTGTATGTGCAGCAGAAACTAGAAAGTTTAATGAAGAAGCTGTAAAAACAGAAGTAGAAACAGTAGTTGTTTCTATGGATTTACCATTTGCAATGGGAAGATTTTGTACAACTGAAGGAATCGAAAACTTAAAAGTTGCATCTGATTTTAGAAACAAAGATTTGGCAAATGCTTATGGGGTATTAATAGGTGATGGTCCATTAACTGGAATTACATGTAGAGCAGTCTTTGTTATTGATGCAAATGGAATTGTAAGATATAAAGAAATTTGTGAAGATATAAGTGATGAACCAAATTACGAAGCAGCACTTAATGCGGTAAAAGAAGTTACAGAAACTTCTTGTTGTGGAACTTGTCATTAA
- a CDS encoding NnrS family protein, with protein MKNWYNKFISQPHQPFFTSGIIFLLLFILTVFLNYSNLVTIKVPLLIFHAYALLFVVFIQLFLGFLFVVFPKFLVQADIKKEVYSKQAILYFIGSLIFFISIFTSEILNIFSIFFLFCVQLSSFKILYNIHIKSTVKIKKDTLWVLISFACGLFANLLFIFSFISSDYSSTLRQLSINSGFYLFIFMLIFAIAQRMVPFFSSAKIQGYVINKSKYILEIVFIFLVLKVLILTFLPSTYNLISDIPLFIIFTKELIKWKFSFKNVSAIIWILYLSLYWIPIGFFLSIVQSIIRIFDGSIVFEQSIIHIFALGYFCTILLGFGTRVTLGHSGAIPTANRFTVILYLIFQVVVLLRLFTAYSINFGFDYLFFINLSALLFLLVFILWSSKYIVILLKGK; from the coding sequence ATGAAAAACTGGTATAACAAATTTATATCTCAACCCCATCAACCATTTTTTACAAGTGGTATTATTTTTTTATTGCTTTTTATCTTAACTGTTTTTTTAAACTATTCAAATCTTGTTACTATTAAAGTACCTCTATTGATATTTCATGCATATGCTTTACTTTTTGTAGTATTTATTCAACTTTTTTTAGGTTTTTTATTTGTGGTATTTCCAAAATTTTTAGTGCAAGCAGATATTAAAAAAGAAGTTTATTCAAAACAGGCAATTTTATATTTTATTGGTTCTTTGATATTTTTTATATCAATATTTACAAGTGAAATTTTAAATATATTTTCAATATTTTTTCTTTTTTGTGTTCAGTTGAGCAGTTTCAAGATTTTGTACAATATTCACATAAAATCAACTGTAAAAATTAAAAAAGATACTTTATGGGTACTTATTTCATTTGCTTGTGGACTTTTTGCAAATTTATTATTTATTTTTTCTTTTATTTCTTCAGATTATTCAAGTACTCTACGACAGTTATCTATAAATAGTGGATTTTATCTTTTTATTTTTATGCTAATTTTTGCTATTGCACAGAGAATGGTACCATTCTTCTCTTCAGCTAAAATTCAAGGATATGTAATAAATAAATCAAAATATATTTTAGAAATAGTATTTATTTTTTTAGTTTTGAAAGTGCTTATTTTAACTTTTTTACCAAGTACATATAATTTGATTAGTGATATTCCACTTTTTATAATATTTACAAAAGAATTAATAAAATGGAAATTTTCATTCAAAAATGTAAGTGCTATTATCTGGATTTTGTATCTTTCATTATATTGGATTCCCATTGGATTTTTTCTTTCAATTGTACAATCAATAATACGTATCTTTGATGGTTCAATCGTTTTTGAACAAAGTATTATTCATATATTTGCTTTAGGATATTTTTGTACTATTTTATTAGGATTTGGAACAAGAGTTACTTTAGGACATTCTGGAGCCATTCCAACTGCCAATAGATTTACAGTTATTTTATATCTTATTTTTCAAGTAGTTGTATTATTAAGACTATTTACAGCATATAGTATAAATTTTGGTTTTGATTATTTATTTTTTATAAACTTAAGTGCTTTATTATTTCTACTTGTCTTTATTTTATGGTCATCAAAATATATTGTAATACTTCTAAAAGGAAAATAG
- the msrP gene encoding protein-methionine-sulfoxide reductase catalytic subunit MsrP, which yields MKINENEITPKELFEDRRKFIKLGAASVVASSTLMELMAKENLPTPNLTYKKDINSEYLKLNSFEQITSYNNFYEFTTSKKDVKYMAHTLKPNPWAIEIDGLVEKPFTIDIKDLISSNSLEERIYRFRCVEGWSMVVPWVGFELAKFIKKCKPLSDAKYVKFETKYDEEMFPDQERGVFANIKNYPYVEGLRMDEAMNPLTILAVGLYGKTLENQNGAPIRLVVPWKYGFKSIKSIAKISFVKEQPLNTWQDIASNEYGFYANVNPKVDHPRWSQARERVLGKFLKQDTLMFNGYEKEVAYMYKGMDLRKNF from the coding sequence ATGAAAATAAATGAAAATGAAATAACTCCAAAAGAACTCTTTGAAGATAGAAGAAAGTTTATAAAATTAGGTGCTGCTTCAGTAGTAGCAAGTTCTACTTTGATGGAACTTATGGCAAAAGAGAATTTGCCAACACCAAATTTAACATATAAAAAAGATATTAATAGTGAATATCTTAAGTTAAATAGTTTTGAACAAATCACTTCTTATAATAATTTTTATGAATTTACAACTTCAAAAAAAGATGTAAAATATATGGCTCATACATTGAAACCAAATCCATGGGCTATAGAGATTGATGGACTTGTTGAAAAGCCATTTACAATTGATATAAAAGATTTGATTAGTTCAAATTCTTTAGAAGAGAGAATTTATAGATTTAGATGTGTTGAGGGTTGGTCGATGGTTGTTCCATGGGTTGGTTTTGAACTTGCTAAATTTATAAAAAAATGTAAACCTTTAAGTGATGCAAAATATGTAAAATTTGAGACAAAGTATGATGAAGAGATGTTCCCTGACCAAGAAAGGGGCGTTTTTGCAAATATCAAAAACTATCCTTATGTAGAAGGTCTTAGAATGGATGAAGCCATGAATCCTCTTACAATATTGGCAGTAGGTCTATATGGAAAAACTTTAGAGAATCAAAATGGAGCACCTATTAGATTAGTTGTACCTTGGAAATATGGATTTAAATCAATAAAATCAATTGCAAAAATATCATTTGTAAAAGAGCAACCTTTAAATACTTGGCAAGATATAGCATCAAATGAGTATGGCTTTTATGCAAATGTTAACCCTAAAGTTGACCATCCAAGATGGAGTCAAGCAAGGGAAAGAGTTTTGGGTAAATTTCTAAAACAAGATACTTTGATGTTCAATGGTTATGAAAAGGAAGTTGCTTATATGTATAAAGGAATGGATTTAAGAAAGAACTTTTAA
- a CDS encoding ferric reductase-like transmembrane domain-containing protein codes for MKVFIFILLILPSFILGYQVFIAQDLLDPIKYIYTVTGAIAMVLLFFSITISLIRKKVNLISYRKMIGLFGFYYVFLHFLNFVILDMEVDFTKVIKETLEKPFIYLGMISFLLLLFMTVTSFGKLFKLYFKYHKVIYIVLILSTIHFVMAQKVLSISQMGYLLIIIIIGLFKFKQRVRLN; via the coding sequence ATGAAAGTATTTATTTTTATACTATTAATTTTGCCCTCATTTATTTTGGGGTATCAGGTTTTTATAGCACAAGACCTTCTTGATCCAATAAAATATATCTATACTGTAACTGGTGCAATTGCAATGGTTTTACTCTTTTTTTCAATAACTATTTCACTTATACGAAAAAAAGTAAATCTAATCTCTTATAGGAAGATGATAGGACTCTTTGGATTTTATTATGTTTTTCTACATTTTTTAAATTTTGTAATCTTGGATATGGAAGTTGATTTTACAAAAGTGATAAAAGAGACTTTAGAAAAACCATTTATTTATCTAGGAATGATATCTTTTCTTCTTTTGTTATTTATGACAGTTACATCATTTGGAAAACTTTTTAAACTATATTTTAAATATCATAAAGTCATATATATAGTTTTAATACTCTCAACTATTCATTTTGTCATGGCTCAAAAAGTATTATCTATTTCTCAAATGGGATATTTACTAATTATTATTATAATTGGACTTTTTAAATTTAAACAAAGAGTAAGACTAAATTAA
- a CDS encoding GMC family oxidoreductase: MIYDVCIIGSGAGAGPIAYTLAKEGKKVLILEKGDIYTEKDFSKDEIAYSRRDIFTPNLKDEYHVIEEKIDGKWYKFPTYETGWSFWNGNILGGSSNFMSGYFHRLKPKDFKLKSTFGKYEGANVVDWPISYDDLEPYYDMVEKVIGVSGEYTKYEHAEPRSSKNYAYPRLKEHPIVDLIDKACEKLDYVSYKVPRAILSKNKENRNTCYYSNYCGSYCCSSGAKGSSRASLIQPIINSTNITIIQNAFVFKLLTNKNKKIKKAIYYTKDKIEKTVEAKLFVVATQAVESSRLLLNSKNSDFPNGLANLSGQVGKNMLFTGGGQGSAIIDTKILSRDKLFETGFFVNRGLQDWYFTKEFKGGSIDFLFDHANPIRKALRLKSDDNGNLLFGEELQDKIYKNFTKSRVLNFEIFTDWMPNDDCFVSIDEKYKDKYGVPVATIRIGAHPQDVKVGNFLAQKAIDVLKQMGARDIKSDISPLPSANLQAGGCRFGNDPKKSVLNKYCQSHDIENLFVTDGSFMPTGGSVPYTWTIYANSFRVADYIKKSNLI, translated from the coding sequence TTGATATATGATGTATGTATTATAGGAAGTGGAGCTGGAGCTGGACCAATAGCCTATACGCTTGCAAAAGAAGGTAAAAAAGTATTAATCTTAGAAAAAGGTGACATATACACAGAAAAAGATTTCTCAAAAGATGAGATAGCCTATTCAAGAAGGGACATATTTACTCCAAACCTAAAAGACGAATACCATGTAATAGAAGAAAAAATCGATGGTAAGTGGTATAAATTTCCTACATATGAAACTGGCTGGAGTTTTTGGAATGGGAATATATTAGGTGGTTCATCAAATTTTATGAGTGGATATTTTCATAGACTTAAGCCAAAAGATTTTAAATTAAAATCAACGTTTGGTAAATATGAAGGTGCAAATGTTGTTGATTGGCCAATCTCTTATGATGATTTGGAACCCTATTATGATATGGTTGAAAAAGTCATTGGAGTATCAGGAGAATATACAAAATACGAACATGCAGAACCAAGAAGTAGCAAAAACTATGCTTATCCAAGATTAAAAGAACACCCAATAGTTGATTTAATAGATAAAGCCTGTGAAAAATTAGATTATGTTTCATATAAAGTTCCAAGGGCAATTTTATCTAAAAATAAAGAAAATAGAAATACCTGTTATTATTCAAACTATTGTGGTTCTTATTGTTGTTCAAGTGGTGCAAAAGGAAGTTCAAGAGCTTCTTTAATACAACCTATAATAAATAGTACAAATATAACAATAATACAAAACGCCTTTGTATTTAAACTTCTTACAAATAAAAATAAAAAGATAAAAAAAGCTATATATTATACAAAGGACAAAATAGAAAAAACAGTTGAAGCAAAACTTTTTGTTGTAGCAACTCAAGCAGTAGAAAGTTCAAGGCTTCTTTTAAACTCTAAAAATAGTGATTTCCCAAATGGTTTAGCAAACTTATCTGGACAAGTTGGTAAAAATATGCTTTTTACAGGTGGTGGACAAGGAAGTGCTATTATTGATACAAAAATATTAAGCAGGGACAAGTTATTTGAAACTGGCTTTTTCGTAAATAGAGGTTTGCAAGATTGGTATTTTACAAAAGAGTTTAAAGGTGGAAGTATAGATTTTCTATTTGACCATGCAAATCCAATAAGAAAAGCATTAAGATTAAAATCTGATGACAATGGTAATCTTTTGTTTGGGGAAGAGTTACAAGATAAAATATACAAAAATTTTACAAAATCAAGGGTTCTAAATTTTGAAATTTTTACAGACTGGATGCCAAATGATGATTGTTTTGTAAGTATAGATGAAAAGTACAAAGATAAATATGGAGTTCCCGTTGCAACAATTAGAATTGGTGCCCATCCCCAAGATGTAAAAGTTGGAAATTTCTTAGCCCAAAAAGCAATAGATGTACTAAAACAAATGGGAGCTCGTGATATTAAAAGTGATATCTCTCCACTTCCTTCTGCAAACTTACAAGCTGGTGGTTGTAGATTTGGTAATGACCCTAAAAAATCTGTTTTAAACAAATATTGTCAAAGCCATGATATAGAAAACCTTTTTGTCACAGATGGAAGCTTTATGCCCACAGGAGGAAGTGTTCCTTATACTTGGACAATATATGCAAACTCATTTAGAGTAGCTGATTATATAAAAAAGAGTAATTTAATTTAG
- a CDS encoding gluconate 2-dehydrogenase subunit 3 family protein — protein sequence MKRRTFIKLSSLTPIIVNSYMMAKDVDEKIWTTILEVQNILLPKTSKMPSAKEFGSVTYLKQNIDQYSFDKDDLELILNAAQVFKETFPEFFKATKDEKLEIIKQANASEYGNSWINILVYYGIEAMLSDPIYGGNKFQSGWMALNHKPGIPRPKRKYGAKIDI from the coding sequence ATGAAAAGAAGAACATTTATAAAACTAAGCTCACTTACACCTATTATTGTAAATAGTTACATGATGGCAAAAGATGTTGATGAAAAAATTTGGACAACTATTTTAGAAGTACAAAATATACTTCTGCCAAAAACTTCCAAAATGCCAAGTGCTAAAGAGTTTGGCAGTGTTACATATCTAAAACAAAATATCGACCAATATAGTTTTGATAAAGATGATTTAGAACTTATTTTAAATGCAGCTCAAGTTTTTAAAGAGACTTTTCCTGAATTTTTCAAAGCAACAAAAGATGAAAAACTAGAAATTATAAAACAAGCAAATGCAAGTGAATATGGAAACTCATGGATTAATATTTTAGTTTATTATGGAATTGAAGCCATGCTTAGTGATCCAATTTATGGTGGAAATAAATTCCAATCAGGATGGATGGCATTAAATCATAAACCTGGAATTCCAAGACCAAAAAGAAAATATGGAGCAAAAATTGATATATGA
- a CDS encoding ATP-dependent helicase, translated as MPLSNLNEEQLAAATCKPGFNLIIASAGTGKTSTIVGRIATLINGGVKPSEIILLTFTNKAAQEMVQRVSKFFGKETAGAIMAGTFHSVSYKLIKQLQVNITLKQPNELKTLFKSIYEKRVFFERDDSTSPYDGGYLYDIYSLYLNSKNNEEFGDWIVEKNAGHEIYTDIYEDVIKEFHILKKEYGYANFDDLLTIMLELLKTNEFDFKEILVDEYQDTNPLQGKLLEAFKPKSLFCVGDYDQSIYAFNGSDIGIISTFADRYDGAKVFTLRKNYRSTKPILQLATKVIEHNERIYDKNLEVVRQDAEYSPRLLTFSELFDQYEHISKLISQSTTPHSDIAIIFRNNSSADGIEANLREFSIPAKRKGGKSFFEAAEVKFVLDIITLMKSHNDMMAAIHILEYGKGIGKAIAKDLFDALMKLGHGDLFQGLFNPDPNIKNPYESTKTKNIQLGLFDDFAELGSVSKFKDCGFDDKFLGNPILKHPKLSVEGGEFLFEFYLIVKDLKRIKNPRSAIDHIFKSNLYDHLIEMLSNKRATRKDGQIDPAMKQTSIVRINRKITLLKSLSYNYSDIEKFINAMVLGGSEMSEGDGVNLLSVHASKGLEFKEVYVIDLMNGRFPNQKLIAKGGSIEEERRLFYVAVTRAKDILYLSYAKYDKVKKLSFVHSQFLKEAGLIKDDTE; from the coding sequence ATGCCCTTATCTAATCTAAACGAAGAACAATTAGCAGCTGCCACATGTAAACCAGGTTTTAACCTTATTATTGCAAGTGCAGGGACTGGAAAAACATCCACTATAGTTGGAAGAATTGCTACATTAATCAATGGTGGAGTTAAACCTTCTGAAATAATACTTTTAACTTTTACAAATAAAGCTGCCCAAGAGATGGTACAAAGGGTTTCTAAATTTTTTGGAAAAGAGACAGCTGGCGCTATTATGGCTGGAACTTTTCATAGTGTTAGTTATAAATTAATAAAACAATTACAAGTAAATATTACACTTAAACAACCAAATGAATTAAAAACACTTTTTAAATCTATTTATGAAAAAAGAGTCTTTTTTGAAAGGGATGATTCTACAAGTCCTTATGATGGTGGTTATTTATATGATATTTATTCACTATATTTAAACTCTAAAAATAACGAAGAGTTTGGTGATTGGATAGTGGAAAAAAATGCTGGACATGAGATTTATACAGATATTTATGAAGATGTAATCAAAGAGTTTCATATATTAAAAAAAGAGTATGGTTATGCAAATTTTGATGATTTATTAACTATTATGCTTGAATTACTTAAAACCAATGAGTTTGATTTTAAAGAGATACTTGTGGATGAATATCAAGATACTAACCCTTTACAAGGAAAATTACTAGAAGCTTTTAAGCCTAAGTCACTTTTTTGTGTGGGTGATTATGATCAAAGTATTTATGCTTTTAATGGTTCAGATATTGGGATTATTTCTACATTTGCAGATAGGTATGATGGGGCAAAAGTTTTTACTCTTAGAAAAAACTATCGTTCAACTAAACCTATTTTACAACTTGCAACAAAAGTAATTGAGCATAATGAAAGAATTTATGATAAAAATCTTGAAGTGGTAAGACAAGATGCTGAATATTCACCTAGATTATTAACTTTTAGTGAGCTTTTTGATCAATATGAACATATCTCAAAACTTATAAGTCAAAGTACAACTCCACACAGTGATATAGCGATAATATTTAGAAATAATTCAAGTGCAGATGGTATAGAAGCAAACCTAAGAGAGTTTTCAATACCTGCTAAAAGAAAAGGTGGAAAGAGTTTTTTTGAAGCTGCTGAGGTAAAATTTGTATTAGATATTATTACTTTAATGAAAAGTCACAATGACATGATGGCAGCCATCCATATTTTAGAGTATGGAAAAGGAATAGGGAAAGCCATTGCAAAAGATTTGTTTGATGCTTTGATGAAATTAGGTCATGGGGATTTATTTCAAGGTCTATTTAATCCAGACCCAAATATAAAAAATCCATATGAATCAACAAAAACTAAGAATATACAGCTAGGACTTTTTGATGATTTTGCAGAGTTAGGTTCTGTTTCTAAATTCAAAGATTGTGGTTTTGATGATAAGTTTTTAGGAAATCCAATTTTAAAACATCCAAAACTTAGTGTTGAAGGTGGAGAATTTTTATTTGAATTTTATTTGATAGTAAAAGATTTAAAAAGAATAAAAAATCCAAGAAGTGCCATTGACCACATCTTCAAGTCAAATTTATATGACCACTTAATTGAAATGCTTTCTAACAAAAGAGCTACAAGAAAAGATGGACAAATCGACCCTGCTATGAAACAAACTTCAATTGTAAGAATAAATAGAAAAATAACTTTATTAAAATCTTTGTCTTATAATTATAGTGATATAGAAAAATTCATAAATGCCATGGTTTTAGGTGGTAGTGAAATGAGTGAAGGAGATGGCGTAAATTTACTTTCAGTTCATGCTTCTAAGGGCTTAGAATTTAAAGAAGTTTATGTAATAGATTTGATGAATGGAAGATTTCCAAATCAAAAATTAATAGCAAAAGGTGGAAGTATAGAAGAAGAGAGACGCCTATTTTATGTAGCTGTTACTAGGGCTAAAGATATTTTGTATCTATCTTATGCAAAGTATGATAAAGTAAAAAAATTAAGTTTTGTACATTCTCAATTTCTAAAAGAAGCAGGCTTAATAAAAGATGATACAGAATAA